A window of Ictidomys tridecemlineatus isolate mIctTri1 chromosome 1, mIctTri1.hap1, whole genome shotgun sequence contains these coding sequences:
- the Neurog3 gene encoding neurogenin-3, protein MAPHPLGAPTIQVAHEIQQPFPGVSDNVGPCAAAAPPSPTRMPRNCSEAEAGACPGAAKKLRARRGGRSRPKSELALSKQRRSRRKKANDRERNRMHNLNSALDALRGVLPTFPDDAKLTKIETLRFAHNYIWALTQTLRIADHSFYGPDPPALPCGELGSPDSGSSGDWGSLYSPVSQAGSLSPATSLEERPGLRGPTSPACLRPGTLAFSDFL, encoded by the coding sequence ATGGCGCCTCATCCTTTGGGTGCACCCACTATCCAAGTGGCCCACGAGATCCAGCAGCCCTTCCCTGGAGTCTCCGATAACGTGGGGCCCTGCGCCGCGGCCGCTCCACCTAGCCCCACTCGCATGCCCCGAAATTGCTCCGAGGCAGAAGCGGGTGCCTGCCCAGGCGCAGCTAAGAAGCTCAGGGCACGGCGAGGAGGGCGCAGCCGGCCAAAGAGCGAGTTGGCGCTGAGCAAGCAGAGACGGAGTCGGCGCAAGAAGGCAAACGATCGGGAGCGCAATCGGATGCACAACCTCAACTCCGCGCTTGACGCGTTGCGCGGCGTCCTGCCCACCTTCCCAGACGATGCGAAGCTCACCAAGATCGAGACGCTGCGTTTCGCCCACAATTACATCTGGGCTCTGACTCAAACTCTGCGCATTGCGGACCACAGCTTCTACGGGCCAGACCCTCCGGCACTGCCCTGTGGGGAGCTGGGCAGCCCGGACAGCGGCTCCTCTGGGGACTGGGGCTCCCTCTACTCTCCAGTTTCCCAAGCTGGCAGCCTGAGCCCAGCCACTTCCCTGGAAGAGCGCCCCGGGCTGCGGGGGCCCACCTCCCCCGCTTGCCTGCGCCCGGGCACCCTGGCATTCTCAGACTTCCTGTGA